A single genomic interval of Bradyrhizobium sp. sBnM-33 harbors:
- a CDS encoding choice-of-anchor I family protein has product MALVPGSIAFIGYNADGNDGFAFIVLDTIDPGQVIHFSDNEWDGSAFNTGEGGFSWTNGSSALAAGTIVEFMNTSATKSANIGTLSTGSIALGNSGESIYAFTGSSLTAPTTFLAAVTNNNGGFSGATSSGLLTNTGLTAGSTALVLPGTTGADVAVYNPATAGTTFASRTDALTAFNTGSNYVTQDASGDQDADNVTPDAPFRTDPQSPIAGVTFTIGAPQQSQAVAFAAGSVSVSQAEGDSGMTAFTFTVERTGGTVGDISFSGQVSSAAADAADFSGPASVPFAFNGTIPAGQTSAVVTVQVAGDNAVETSEAFTLTLQAVSNNNAAVTAALGAQATATGTIQNDDAVTPGNVINGITILDEAPSLAGATPAPAATNAVQLIRLDNFAPAAGTNAEVVTFDATTDRAFVLNTIGNKIDIVGISASGATSAAGSIDLTTLDHFGGANSVAVKNGVLAVAFASDQPGANGFVALFDANGVLIKTIEVGAGPDQIVFTADGSKLLVANEAEPFTVGPNVVNPEGSVSIISLAGGAANAAVATTIEFDALNGFENVLKQAGVSVLTGQAAAADIEPEYITVSPDGARAYVTLQEVNAVAVIDLTDPAATKPIAILPLGGVDRNLAGNAFDGSDRDGTANLRTADVIGLLQPDAIASYSVGGSTYFITANEGDARVNLDDEANLADLTLDPTAYANAAALQNNTTGLGRLRVRQDLGDTDGDGDIDQIYAYGGRGISIFKQNADGTITKVRETGGEFEAIIARDFAARFNIDTAEGGGGGATDNRSDNKGPEPEGVDIGVIDGRTYAFVGLERVGGVMIYDITDPANASYVGYRPPLTGEGNAPEMTKFISAEDSPTGTALVLTANEGNSSAGFAGSGLTVYAALPEGYVQEVRVASSSLSVSHNEGNSGATAYSFVIERTNGTIGSVDVSLQLASSAANATDFAGVAALPHIINATIPAGQSSVTVIVNVASDDVFEANESFTLTVTGASTTQEGVTAAISSTQVVATGTIQNDDVMHIYDVQGAGHRSEYVGQQVTVRGIVTAIDASGTENGGNNPVGYYIQDAVGDGDYRTSDGVFVFLGTGASVTIPSGIVVGAEVQLTANVSEFAGTNQLSTTQLNPVAGTTNVLSTGNALPTAVRVGDVDNLTTGLERKPALVSLGDDDVDTAPPAGTYDPVNQGSDFWESLEGMRVTLEDVRVTTPFHSNFDEQFVTPNVGDNPSSNSRGGLTISDTTPGTTQPANKVFDFNPERIQLDDEAGVALPTNLQTGDRLGDVTGVVNYANGQYEVNTTEAYGPVTAANLQKETTTIVENLDRIRVATFNVENLAPVGQPVDGVPTPASKFAGLAAAIVSNLKAPEIVALQEVLDNDGATSSSTTSASLTLSQLIDAIVAAGGPRYVAIDSPPIDNIGGIPNGNQRVAYLYNPEAVSPTERNGLTDIVTDADGVKVQQFASANQIGQGNTDFTATRKSLPMEWSPVGYTDDQGGTFWTVNNHLSSKGGSAPLYTTLLDLPPYADPVNGSAQQTGTSNEREGQAETINAFVDGLLTNGSATDDRIVVLGDLNDFQFFPVVDLITGQLTRTTANPDGTPSIFTPGTAVLSELISKLPVNERYSYNFDGNAQALDHILVSNNLFDSAQFDIVHINSEFIDQLSDHDPSVSSLVMSRSAAIATSGNDVFDQAAYTAKFGVRGSLADNDTIDGLGGDDRIAGGSGNDAINGGSNGAAGDVAVFTGARSNYTVTLQGGSFVITDTRTGSSDGIDTITNVERFEFADRTLTAAELTDATGPTLTAATPADNTTAVAAGNNIVLTFDEAVAAGTGNIVISNGAGDTRTIAISDASQVTISGNTVTINPTADLAAGATYDVTLASGVITDAAGNAFGGIAQNALDFTVAAPQTYKLQILHASDFEAGLKAIDDAPRFAAIVDRLEDTFANSITLASGDNYIPSPFFNAASDPALASFFPPSIGRADIRILNSIGIEASVIGNHEFDPGPRDVQNLIRPVADPDGAGPLSGYEGTQFAYLAANLNFAGEPDLAPNAQTTPLTEATFGVGASGGRRIAPSTILEENGEKIGVVGVTTPVFEDITTPGGVRIVGPRTLETDADFIALAAVIQPAIDAVIAQGVNKVIIVSQLQELENEQKLISFLKGVDVVIGGGSNTLLSDSNDVLRPGDVSEGEYAQIITNAEGKNTVLVNTDGNYKYVGRLVLEFDANGDIIPASLDPSINGAYATDDAGLARVYEGSGIDPFAEGSRGDAVRDITTVIDGIITQKDAVTFGRTDVYLEGRRGEVRSQETNLGNLSADANLWYAKSGYDDTVQISIKNGGGIRDSIGSISSEGDGAELPPAANPEVGKEAGEVSQLDIENSLRFNNALSLVTLTPQQLLEALENGVSNPGGIFAQVGGLRFSYDLTRPAGDRVRSVSLVDENEHVIAVIVADGEVVADAPAAIRMVTLSFLIGGANPNAPGGFNRPDGFRFAEYIAANPAFANRVDLSPDNLPADDVAARTGAGRFTDDGFEQDALAEYLAAKFSDTPFAQADTTPAQDQRIQNLVANGGNDTVLPIMGTDGEDDLSGTAAKDSIFAKNGDDRVRSLGGDDLVLGGGGDDVIEGGDGNDRVEGGEGNDFVFGDAGNDTVLGGAGDDRLRGNDGNDMLAGGIGNDNVNGGAGSDAYAYKLGDGSDIITEAANTPADTDTLALVDLNAADVTFRRFGNDTLIELSNGSVITLKDQRVGGGVEKVTFANGQELDRNGINGAIVNRGPVAIDDTAAAVAEDAAAFVIPFADILGNDTDADLDALSITALANIVGGTAEIVAGGIRFTPAANFNGAASFEYTLSDGNGGSDIGKVSFTVTAVNDAPVPTTPVAVQTNEDTQLVGQTAVTDAEGDTLSYTVGTAAQHGTVSVNAQGQYTYTPALNFSGSDSFVIKVSDGIAPPVDAVINVTINPVNDAPTVVTPAAAGTNEDTQLTGQVVATDVDGDVLTYTVGTTAQHGTVSVDAQGQYTYTPDLNYNGTDSFVIKVSDGIAPAVDAVVNVAVAAVNDAPITVADVGTAGENAAKSFDLLANDTDVEGNLPLSLAAFEVTGVNGINLTNAQAQSAFSIAPNGRLQFTPGNLFDGLNDGQNATVSIRYTAADNLNAQSTGTFTLNVTGETDANVINGTNGTNLLLGTDGIDLINARGGVDFVLAQGGNDTVHAGEGNDYVFGGAGNDTLNGNGGRDNLFGEDGDDILNGGGGNDLLNGGSGRDTFVFQFSNDGAGRDIVFDFHAGSGPDHDVVQLDQSKFADFNALMASSALHDTQIGVQISYNDGSSITLLGVNKASLTVDDFKFA; this is encoded by the coding sequence ATGGCTCTGGTTCCCGGTTCGATCGCCTTCATCGGTTACAACGCTGATGGCAACGACGGTTTCGCTTTCATCGTGCTCGACACGATCGATCCGGGTCAGGTCATTCACTTCAGCGATAACGAGTGGGACGGCAGCGCCTTCAATACAGGCGAGGGTGGCTTCTCCTGGACCAATGGCTCCTCCGCGCTCGCCGCCGGAACGATCGTCGAGTTCATGAACACGTCGGCGACAAAATCCGCCAATATTGGCACGCTTTCCACAGGCTCGATTGCGCTCGGTAACTCGGGCGAGTCAATCTATGCCTTCACCGGCTCCTCGCTGACCGCGCCGACCACGTTCCTCGCCGCCGTTACCAACAACAACGGCGGCTTCAGTGGTGCGACCAGCAGCGGGCTGCTGACCAACACCGGCCTGACCGCGGGCTCCACGGCCTTGGTGCTGCCCGGCACCACCGGGGCCGACGTTGCCGTCTACAATCCGGCCACTGCAGGAACCACGTTTGCCTCGCGCACAGACGCTCTGACTGCGTTTAATACCGGCTCCAATTACGTGACACAGGACGCCAGCGGCGACCAGGACGCAGACAATGTGACGCCGGACGCGCCGTTCCGGACCGATCCACAATCGCCGATCGCCGGTGTGACGTTCACCATCGGCGCGCCGCAGCAATCCCAGGCGGTCGCGTTCGCGGCCGGCTCGGTGTCGGTCTCACAGGCCGAGGGCGACTCCGGCATGACGGCTTTCACCTTCACGGTCGAGAGGACGGGCGGGACCGTCGGCGACATCAGCTTCAGCGGCCAGGTTTCCTCGGCCGCGGCGGACGCTGCCGATTTCAGTGGCCCGGCGTCGGTGCCCTTCGCCTTCAACGGCACGATTCCGGCGGGCCAGACTTCGGCCGTCGTGACCGTCCAGGTCGCCGGCGATAACGCCGTCGAAACTAGCGAGGCGTTCACCCTGACGCTGCAGGCGGTCTCCAACAACAATGCCGCCGTGACTGCTGCGCTCGGTGCGCAGGCCACCGCGACCGGCACAATCCAGAACGACGATGCGGTCACTCCGGGCAACGTCATCAACGGCATCACCATCCTCGATGAAGCGCCGTCGCTCGCCGGTGCCACGCCGGCGCCGGCCGCAACCAATGCTGTTCAGCTCATCCGCCTCGACAATTTCGCCCCGGCGGCCGGCACCAACGCCGAAGTCGTGACCTTCGATGCCACCACCGATCGCGCATTCGTGCTCAACACCATCGGCAACAAGATCGACATCGTCGGCATCAGCGCCAGCGGTGCAACCAGTGCCGCCGGGTCGATCGATCTCACCACGCTTGACCATTTCGGCGGCGCCAACTCGGTCGCCGTCAAGAACGGCGTGCTCGCGGTCGCCTTCGCCAGCGATCAGCCCGGCGCCAACGGCTTCGTCGCGCTGTTTGATGCCAACGGTGTTCTGATCAAGACGATCGAAGTCGGCGCCGGCCCGGACCAGATCGTGTTTACTGCGGATGGATCGAAACTTCTGGTCGCGAACGAGGCCGAGCCGTTCACGGTCGGACCGAACGTGGTCAATCCGGAAGGCAGCGTATCGATCATCAGTCTCGCCGGCGGGGCGGCCAATGCAGCCGTTGCAACCACGATCGAATTCGACGCACTCAATGGGTTCGAGAACGTTCTCAAGCAGGCCGGCGTGAGTGTGCTCACCGGTCAGGCAGCCGCCGCAGACATCGAGCCGGAGTACATCACCGTCTCTCCGGATGGGGCGCGCGCCTACGTCACGCTTCAGGAAGTCAACGCCGTTGCAGTGATCGATCTCACCGACCCGGCTGCGACCAAACCGATCGCCATTCTGCCGCTCGGCGGCGTCGATCGTAACCTCGCCGGCAACGCGTTCGACGGCAGCGACCGCGATGGTACGGCGAATCTCCGTACGGCCGATGTGATCGGCCTGCTGCAGCCGGATGCGATCGCAAGCTATTCGGTCGGCGGCTCTACCTATTTCATTACCGCGAACGAAGGCGATGCGCGCGTCAATCTCGACGATGAGGCCAACCTTGCCGATCTGACGCTCGACCCGACAGCCTATGCAAATGCGGCGGCCCTCCAGAACAACACCACCGGTCTCGGCCGGCTTCGCGTCCGCCAGGATCTCGGCGATACCGATGGTGACGGCGATATCGATCAGATCTACGCCTATGGCGGCCGTGGTATCTCGATCTTCAAGCAGAATGCCGACGGCACCATCACCAAGGTGCGCGAGACCGGCGGCGAGTTCGAAGCCATCATTGCCCGGGACTTTGCAGCCCGTTTCAACATCGACACCGCCGAGGGCGGCGGAGGCGGCGCCACCGACAACCGTTCGGACAACAAGGGTCCGGAGCCGGAAGGCGTCGACATCGGCGTCATCGATGGACGCACTTACGCCTTCGTCGGCCTGGAGCGCGTCGGTGGCGTCATGATCTATGACATCACCGATCCGGCAAATGCCAGCTATGTCGGCTACCGTCCGCCGCTGACGGGCGAGGGCAACGCGCCCGAAATGACAAAGTTCATCAGCGCCGAAGACTCGCCGACCGGCACGGCGCTCGTGCTGACGGCGAATGAGGGCAATTCGTCCGCCGGCTTTGCCGGCTCCGGCCTCACCGTCTACGCAGCGCTGCCGGAGGGTTACGTCCAGGAGGTGCGCGTCGCCTCGTCGTCGCTCAGCGTCTCGCATAATGAGGGCAATAGCGGCGCGACCGCCTATTCGTTCGTCATCGAGCGCACCAACGGCACCATCGGTTCGGTTGATGTATCGCTCCAGCTCGCCTCGAGTGCGGCGAATGCAACTGATTTTGCCGGCGTCGCCGCCTTGCCGCACATCATTAACGCGACGATTCCTGCGGGTCAGTCGTCCGTTACGGTTATCGTAAATGTTGCGAGCGACGACGTGTTCGAAGCCAACGAAAGCTTCACGTTGACGGTGACCGGCGCGTCGACGACGCAGGAAGGCGTCACCGCCGCGATAAGCTCCACCCAGGTCGTCGCGACCGGCACGATCCAGAACGACGATGTGATGCATATCTACGACGTTCAGGGCGCGGGGCATCGCTCGGAGTACGTTGGCCAGCAGGTGACTGTGCGCGGCATCGTCACCGCTATTGACGCGTCCGGCACGGAGAACGGCGGCAACAACCCGGTCGGCTATTACATTCAGGACGCGGTCGGCGATGGCGACTACCGCACCTCGGATGGCGTCTTTGTTTTCCTGGGTACTGGTGCCAGCGTCACGATTCCGAGCGGCATCGTCGTTGGTGCGGAAGTGCAATTGACCGCAAACGTCAGCGAGTTCGCCGGCACGAACCAACTGTCGACGACGCAGCTCAACCCAGTGGCAGGCACAACGAATGTACTGTCTACGGGCAATGCGCTGCCCACGGCTGTCCGCGTCGGCGATGTCGATAACCTCACAACCGGCCTTGAGCGCAAACCGGCTCTGGTGTCGCTCGGTGACGACGATGTCGATACCGCTCCCCCGGCTGGTACCTACGATCCAGTGAATCAGGGATCCGATTTCTGGGAATCCCTGGAAGGCATGCGCGTCACGCTTGAAGATGTGCGCGTCACCACACCGTTCCACTCGAACTTTGACGAGCAGTTCGTCACGCCGAACGTCGGCGATAACCCCTCCAGCAATTCGCGTGGCGGGCTGACCATCAGCGACACGACACCCGGAACGACGCAGCCGGCCAACAAGGTGTTCGACTTCAATCCGGAGCGCATTCAGCTGGACGATGAGGCGGGGGTAGCGCTGCCCACCAACCTTCAGACCGGCGACCGCCTGGGCGATGTAACGGGCGTCGTCAACTACGCGAATGGCCAGTACGAGGTTAACACAACCGAGGCCTATGGCCCGGTGACGGCCGCGAACCTGCAAAAGGAAACCACCACCATCGTGGAGAACCTGGACCGGATTCGCGTTGCGACCTTCAACGTCGAGAACCTGGCGCCGGTTGGCCAACCGGTGGACGGTGTGCCGACGCCGGCAAGCAAGTTCGCCGGCCTTGCCGCCGCTATCGTCAGCAACCTCAAGGCGCCCGAGATCGTCGCGCTCCAGGAGGTGCTGGACAATGACGGTGCCACCAGCTCGAGCACAACAAGCGCTTCCCTGACCCTGTCGCAACTGATCGACGCTATTGTCGCTGCCGGCGGGCCGCGTTACGTGGCTATCGACTCGCCGCCGATCGACAACATTGGCGGCATTCCGAACGGCAACCAGCGTGTCGCCTATCTGTACAATCCGGAGGCAGTTTCGCCGACCGAGCGTAATGGCCTGACTGATATTGTCACCGACGCGGATGGCGTGAAGGTGCAGCAGTTCGCGAGCGCCAACCAGATCGGTCAAGGCAATACCGATTTCACGGCCACTCGCAAGTCGCTGCCGATGGAATGGTCGCCTGTTGGTTACACCGACGACCAGGGCGGTACATTCTGGACTGTCAACAATCATCTCTCCTCGAAGGGCGGTTCAGCTCCGCTCTATACGACGTTGCTGGATCTGCCGCCCTATGCCGACCCGGTCAACGGGTCTGCGCAACAAACCGGAACATCGAACGAGCGTGAGGGACAGGCCGAAACGATCAACGCGTTTGTCGATGGCCTGCTGACCAATGGGTCCGCGACCGACGACCGTATCGTGGTGTTGGGCGATCTGAACGACTTCCAGTTCTTCCCGGTCGTTGACCTCATCACGGGCCAGTTGACCCGCACCACCGCCAACCCGGACGGCACCCCCAGCATCTTCACGCCCGGCACCGCTGTGCTTTCGGAATTGATCAGCAAGCTCCCTGTAAACGAGCGCTATTCCTACAATTTCGACGGCAACGCGCAGGCGCTGGACCATATCCTGGTTTCGAACAACCTGTTTGACAGCGCTCAGTTCGATATCGTCCACATCAATTCGGAGTTCATCGACCAGCTCTCCGATCACGATCCGTCGGTGTCGTCGCTGGTGATGTCCCGTTCGGCTGCGATCGCCACCTCAGGCAACGATGTCTTCGACCAGGCTGCGTATACTGCGAAGTTTGGCGTGCGCGGGAGCCTCGCCGACAATGACACGATCGACGGCCTTGGCGGCGATGATCGCATTGCCGGTGGTAGCGGCAATGATGCCATTAACGGTGGCAGCAACGGCGCAGCGGGCGACGTTGCGGTGTTCACGGGCGCACGGAGCAACTATACGGTTACCCTGCAGGGCGGTTCGTTCGTCATCACCGATACCCGCACTGGCTCCTCGGACGGCATCGACACCATCACGAACGTCGAGAGGTTCGAATTCGCGGACCGGACGCTCACGGCCGCTGAGTTGACCGATGCGACCGGCCCCACGCTCACCGCTGCGACGCCGGCGGACAATACGACCGCGGTCGCGGCTGGAAACAACATCGTTCTGACCTTCGACGAAGCCGTCGCGGCAGGCACCGGAAACATCGTCATCAGCAACGGTGCGGGAGATACACGCACGATCGCGATCAGCGACGCCTCGCAGGTCACGATCTCCGGCAACACCGTCACCATCAACCCGACGGCTGATCTGGCGGCCGGAGCCACTTACGATGTCACACTGGCGTCGGGGGTGATCACCGACGCTGCCGGCAACGCGTTTGGCGGCATCGCACAGAATGCTCTCGACTTCACCGTCGCAGCGCCGCAGACTTACAAGCTTCAGATTCTGCATGCGTCCGATTTCGAGGCAGGTCTGAAGGCGATCGACGACGCGCCACGCTTCGCGGCCATCGTGGATCGGCTCGAGGACACGTTCGCCAACTCGATCACGCTGGCGTCGGGCGACAACTACATTCCGAGCCCGTTCTTCAATGCCGCCAGCGACCCGGCCCTGGCGTCGTTCTTCCCGCCGAGCATCGGCCGCGCCGATATCCGTATCCTGAACTCGATCGGGATCGAGGCGTCCGTGATCGGCAACCACGAGTTCGATCCGGGCCCGCGCGATGTGCAGAACCTTATCCGCCCTGTTGCCGATCCCGACGGGGCCGGCCCGCTGAGCGGTTACGAAGGAACCCAGTTTGCCTATCTCGCCGCCAACCTGAATTTTGCCGGCGAGCCGGACCTGGCGCCTAATGCGCAGACAACGCCGCTGACTGAAGCTACGTTCGGTGTCGGTGCCAGCGGAGGCCGCCGCATCGCTCCGTCGACCATTCTCGAGGAAAATGGCGAGAAGATCGGCGTTGTCGGCGTCACCACGCCGGTGTTCGAAGATATCACGACGCCGGGCGGGGTCCGGATTGTCGGCCCGCGTACGCTGGAAACCGATGCCGACTTCATCGCGCTTGCAGCGGTTATCCAGCCGGCGATCGATGCCGTCATCGCACAGGGTGTGAACAAGGTCATCATCGTTTCGCAATTGCAGGAGCTGGAGAACGAGCAGAAGCTCATCAGCTTCCTAAAGGGCGTCGACGTCGTGATCGGCGGCGGCTCGAACACGCTACTCTCCGACAGCAACGACGTTCTTCGCCCGGGCGATGTCAGCGAAGGCGAGTACGCGCAGATCATCACCAACGCCGAAGGCAAGAACACGGTTCTCGTCAACACTGACGGCAACTACAAGTATGTCGGCCGGCTGGTGCTCGAGTTTGACGCCAACGGCGACATCATTCCGGCCAGCCTCGATCCGAGCATTAATGGCGCCTATGCCACTGACGATGCGGGTCTGGCCCGCGTCTATGAAGGCTCCGGCATCGATCCATTCGCCGAGGGCTCGCGCGGTGACGCCGTGCGCGATATCACCACCGTGATCGACGGCATCATCACCCAGAAGGATGCCGTCACCTTCGGCCGCACCGACGTTTACCTTGAGGGTCGACGTGGCGAGGTGCGCTCGCAGGAAACCAATCTCGGTAACCTCTCCGCCGATGCCAACCTGTGGTACGCCAAGTCCGGCTACGACGACACTGTTCAGATCTCGATCAAGAACGGCGGTGGCATCCGCGACTCGATCGGCTCGATCAGCTCCGAAGGCGACGGTGCGGAACTGCCGCCGGCTGCGAATCCGGAAGTTGGCAAGGAAGCGGGCGAAGTCAGCCAGCTCGACATCGAGAACTCGCTGCGCTTCAACAACGCGCTCAGCCTTGTCACATTGACGCCGCAGCAACTGCTTGAGGCTCTTGAAAACGGTGTTTCCAATCCAGGCGGCATCTTCGCCCAGGTCGGTGGCCTCCGGTTCAGCTATGATCTGACCCGCCCTGCGGGAGATCGGGTTCGCTCGGTCTCGCTAGTCGATGAAAATGAGCATGTGATCGCGGTTATTGTCGCCGACGGTGAGGTGGTTGCGGATGCGCCCGCGGCGATCCGCATGGTGACGTTGAGCTTCCTGATCGGTGGGGCAAACCCCAACGCTCCGGGCGGGTTCAACCGGCCCGACGGCTTCCGGTTTGCCGAGTACATCGCGGCCAACCCGGCGTTTGCCAATCGCGTCGACCTGTCTCCGGACAATTTGCCGGCAGACGACGTGGCGGCCCGCACCGGCGCTGGCAGGTTCACCGACGACGGCTTCGAGCAGGATGCACTGGCCGAATATCTCGCGGCAAAGTTCTCCGATACCCCGTTCGCGCAGGCGGACACGACTCCGGCCCAGGATCAGCGCATCCAGAATCTGGTTGCAAATGGCGGCAATGACACCGTTCTGCCGATCATGGGAACCGACGGTGAGGATGACCTCTCCGGCACCGCCGCAAAAGACTCGATCTTTGCCAAGAATGGCGACGATCGCGTTCGCAGCCTCGGCGGCGACGATCTCGTGCTCGGCGGCGGCGGTGACGACGTCATCGAAGGTGGCGATGGCAACGACCGTGTCGAGGGCGGCGAGGGCAACGACTTTGTCTTCGGCGATGCGGGTAATGATACCGTGCTGGGCGGTGCCGGCGATGATCGTCTTCGTGGCAACGACGGCAATGACATGCTGGCCGGCGGCATTGGCAATGACAATGTCAACGGTGGTGCGGGTTCGGATGCTTATGCCTACAAGCTGGGCGACGGCTCCGACATCATTACCGAAGCGGCGAATACCCCGGCCGATACCGACACGCTGGCGCTGGTTGATCTCAATGCTGCTGATGTCACGTTCCGCCGGTTTGGCAACGACACCCTGATTGAGCTGTCCAATGGCAGCGTGATCACGTTGAAGGATCAGCGCGTTGGCGGAGGCGTCGAGAAGGTGACCTTCGCCAACGGTCAGGAGCTCGATCGCAACGGCATCAACGGCGCGATCGTCAATCGTGGGCCGGTGGCTATCGACGACACGGCAGCTGCGGTAGCGGAAGACGCGGCGGCGTTCGTCATCCCGTTCGCTGACATTCTCGGCAACGATACCGATGCTGACCTGGACGCGCTCTCGATCACGGCGCTCGCCAACATCGTAGGCGGCACGGCTGAGATCGTCGCTGGTGGTATCCGGTTCACGCCGGCCGCCAACTTCAACGGAGCCGCCTCGTTCGAGTACACCCTCAGCGACGGCAACGGCGGTTCGGATATCGGCAAAGTCAGTTTCACGGTGACAGCCGTGAACGATGCGCCGGTCCCAACCACGCCGGTTGCGGTTCAGACCAACGAGGATACTCAGCTCGTTGGCCAGACCGCAGTGACCGATGCCGAAGGCGACACGCTGAGCTACACGGTCGGTACTGCCGCCCAGCACGGCACAGTCAGCGTCAATGCCCAGGGACAGTACACCTACACGCCGGCTCTGAACTTCAGCGGCAGCGACAGCTTCGTCATCAAGGTAAGCGACGGCATCGCACCGCCGGTGGACGCGGTGATCAACGTCACCATTAATCCGGTCAACGATGCGCCGACGGTTGTCACGCCGGCGGCGGCCGGCACCAACGAAGATACGCAACTCACCGGCCAGGTCGTGGCGACCGATGTGGATGGCGATGTGCTGACCTACACGGTCGGTACCACCGCCCAGCACGGCACGGTGAGCGTCGATGCCCAGGGTCAGTACACCTACACCCCTGACCTGAACTACAACGGCACCGACAGCTTCGTTATCAAGGTCAGCGACGGCATCGCTCCGGCGGTCGACGCGGTCGTCAATGTAGCGGTCGCAGCGGTCAATGATGCGCCGATCACGGTGGCGGACGTCGGCACTGCGGGTGAGAACGCAGCCAAATCGTTCGATCTCCTGGCCAACGACACCGACGTCGAGGGCAACCTGCCGCTCAGCCTGGCGGCTTTCGAGGTCACCGGTGTCAACGGCATCAACCTGACCAACGCACAGGCGCAGTCGGCGTTTTCGATTGCTCCGAACGGCCGACTGCAGTTCACCCCGGGCAATCTGTTCGATGGCCTGAACGACGGACAGAACGCCACCGTCTCGATCCGCTATACCGCTGCCGACAATCTGAACGCCCAGTCGACTGGTACGTTCACGCTGAATGTCACCGGCGAGACCGATGCCAACGTGATCAACGGAACCAACGGCACGAACCTTCTGCTCGGAACCGATGGCATCGATCTGATCAATGCACGCGGCGGCGTCGACTTTGTTCTTGCCCAGGGCGGCAATGATACGGTGCACGCGGGCGAGGGCAACGACTACGTGTTCGGCGGTGCCGGTAACGACACCCTTAACGGCAATGGCGGCCGCGATAACTTGTTCGGCGAAGACGGCGATGACATTCTGAACGGCGGAGGAGGCAACGATCTGCTCAATGGAGGCTCGGGTCGCGACACTTTCGTGTTCCAGTTCAGCAACGACGGAGCCGGGCGCGACATTGTGTTCGACTTCCATGCGGGCTCTGGTCCGGACCACGACGTCGTTCAGCTCGATCAGTCGAAGTTTGCCGACTTCAACGCGCTAATGGCTTCCAGTGCACTGCACGACACGCAGATTGGCGTCCAGATCAGCTACAACGACGGGTCGAGCATCACGCTGCTCGGCGTCAACAAGGCAAGCCTGACGGTGGACGATTTCAAGTTCGCCTGA